A stretch of the Streptomyces sp. WMMB303 genome encodes the following:
- a CDS encoding PH domain-containing protein — MTDSPRVPALPVTFRPTRTRAVLLSAGLAAFVVITTISLMLQLGGGERASFIFTAALFLGVLVLLSRPRVTADEDAVTVVNLTTKRRLVWAQVLAVHLRPGDPWVSLDLADGTSLPVMGIQPGIAKQQALADARALRALVDLKGVPDGTPNGVPGDAAGGTGPEAGK; from the coding sequence ATGACCGACAGCCCCCGGGTGCCCGCGCTTCCCGTCACCTTCCGGCCCACCCGCACCCGCGCGGTGCTGCTGAGCGCGGGGCTCGCCGCGTTCGTCGTCATCACCACGATCTCGCTGATGCTCCAGCTCGGCGGCGGCGAGCGGGCCAGTTTCATCTTCACCGCCGCGCTCTTCCTCGGCGTGCTGGTGCTGCTGAGCCGCCCCCGGGTGACCGCGGACGAGGACGCGGTGACGGTCGTCAACCTCACCACCAAGCGGCGCCTCGTCTGGGCGCAGGTGCTCGCCGTCCATCTGCGGCCCGGCGACCCCTGGGTCTCCCTCGATCTGGCCGACGGCACCAGCCTGCCCGTGATGGGCATCCAGCCGGGCATCGCCAAGCAGCAGGCCCTCGCCGACGCGCGGGCCCTGCGGGCGCTGGTCGACCTCAAGGGCGTCCCGGACGGCACCCCGAACGGAGTACCGGGTGATGCCGCCGGCGGGACGGGGCCCGAGGCCGGAAAGTAG
- the hisG gene encoding ATP phosphoribosyltransferase: MLRIAVPNKGSLSGPAGEMLHEAGYQQRKASKELVLVDPENDVEFFYLRPRDIAIYVSSGRLDIGITGRDLLLDSGARAEEVLPLGFARSTFRYAAKPGTVSTLDDLAGLTVATSYEGIVAKHLADKGIDASVVHLDGAVETAIELGVAQVIADVVETGTSLRNAGLEIAGEPILESEAVVIRRTGADPHGPKVQQFLRRLQGVLVARSYVMMDYDIRAEHLEQAVALTPGLESPTISPLHDQGWVAVRSMVRTTEAQRIMDDLYDLGARAILTTGIHACRL, from the coding sequence ATGCTGCGCATCGCCGTCCCCAACAAGGGTTCCCTCTCCGGACCTGCGGGGGAGATGCTGCATGAGGCCGGGTACCAGCAGCGCAAGGCCAGCAAGGAACTCGTGCTGGTGGACCCGGAGAACGACGTCGAGTTCTTCTACCTGCGCCCCCGTGACATCGCGATCTACGTCAGCTCCGGGCGGCTGGACATCGGCATCACCGGCCGCGACCTGCTGCTGGACTCGGGTGCGCGGGCCGAGGAGGTGCTCCCGCTCGGCTTCGCCCGCTCCACCTTCCGCTACGCGGCCAAGCCGGGCACCGTCAGCACCCTCGACGACCTCGCCGGGCTGACGGTCGCCACCTCCTACGAGGGCATCGTCGCCAAGCACCTGGCGGACAAGGGCATCGACGCCTCGGTCGTCCACCTGGACGGCGCGGTGGAGACCGCCATCGAGCTGGGCGTGGCCCAGGTCATCGCCGATGTGGTGGAGACGGGGACCTCGCTGCGGAACGCGGGCCTGGAGATCGCCGGGGAGCCGATCCTGGAGTCCGAGGCCGTCGTGATCCGCCGGACCGGAGCCGATCCGCACGGGCCCAAGGTGCAGCAGTTCCTGCGCCGGCTCCAGGGTGTCCTGGTGGCCCGCAGCTACGTGATGATGGACTACGACATCCGGGCCGAGCACCTGGAGCAGGCCGTCGCGCTCACCCCCGGACTGGAGTCCCCGACGATCTCCCCGCTGCACGACCAGGGCTGGGTGGCCGTCCGCTCCATGGTGCGCACCACCGAGGCGCAGCGGATCATGGACGACCTCTACGACCTGGGCGCGCGCGCCATCCTCACCACCGGCATCCACGCCTGCCGCCTGTGA
- the ribH gene encoding 6,7-dimethyl-8-ribityllumazine synthase, with product MSGKGAPELTVKNCQDLRVAVVAAQWHQQVMDGLVDGALRALRELGIDEPTVLRVPGSFELPVVAKVLADRGYDAIVALGVVVRGGTPHFDYVCQGVTQGLTEVSVRTGVPIGFGVLTCDDEEQAVARAGLPGSTEDKGHEAVTAAVATAATLRTVAEPWR from the coding sequence GTGAGCGGCAAGGGCGCACCCGAACTGACCGTCAAGAACTGCCAGGACCTGCGGGTGGCCGTGGTCGCCGCGCAATGGCACCAGCAGGTCATGGACGGCCTCGTCGACGGCGCCCTGCGCGCACTGCGCGAACTGGGCATCGACGAGCCCACCGTGCTGCGCGTCCCGGGCAGCTTCGAGCTGCCCGTCGTCGCCAAGGTACTGGCCGACCGCGGCTACGACGCGATCGTGGCGCTCGGCGTCGTCGTCCGGGGCGGGACCCCGCACTTCGACTATGTCTGCCAGGGCGTCACCCAGGGGCTCACCGAGGTGTCGGTGCGCACCGGCGTCCCGATCGGCTTCGGCGTGCTGACCTGCGACGACGAGGAGCAGGCGGTGGCCCGCGCGGGACTTCCCGGCTCCACCGAGGACAAGGGGCACGAGGCGGTGACGGCCGCCGTGGCGACCGCCGCGACGCTGCGCACGGTCGCGGAGCCCTGGCGCTGA
- a CDS encoding phosphoribosyl-ATP diphosphatase, translating into MANKTFEQLFAELQHKAATGDPGTSRTAELAAQGVHAIGKKIVEEAAEVWMAAEYEGDARTAEEISQLLYHLQVLMAAKGLSLDDVYAHL; encoded by the coding sequence ATGGCGAACAAGACATTCGAGCAGCTCTTCGCCGAGCTGCAGCACAAGGCCGCCACCGGCGACCCCGGCACCTCCCGCACCGCCGAGCTCGCCGCGCAGGGCGTGCACGCCATCGGCAAGAAGATCGTGGAGGAGGCCGCCGAGGTCTGGATGGCCGCCGAGTACGAGGGCGACGCGCGCACGGCGGAGGAGATCTCGCAGCTCCTCTACCATCTGCAGGTGCTCATGGCCGCCAAGGGCCTCTCCCTCGACGACGTATACGCTCACCTCTGA
- a CDS encoding nicotinamide mononucleotide transporter family protein: MSGLHWLNQEAFAAFGQHVIWSDMLGNLMGLLGLALGWRRSIATWPVQLLSGLILVGAFASAQLAGGVGKQLLVIGVALWGWRQWGRGRRQAQDGSIAVRFATWRERGLLALGTALGTAAVGTLFTLVPALSWSPWADAYIFVGTLAAMVAQARGLVEFWLAWLLVDVVGVPLAFSSGLAFSGLVYVVYLALVLWGLRAWWQRSREEAGARAAARPEHALHSAGATL, translated from the coding sequence ATGAGCGGGCTGCACTGGCTGAACCAGGAGGCGTTCGCCGCCTTCGGACAGCACGTCATCTGGTCCGACATGCTCGGCAACCTGATGGGGCTGCTCGGGCTCGCGCTGGGCTGGCGGCGCTCCATAGCCACCTGGCCCGTGCAGCTGCTGTCCGGGCTGATCCTCGTGGGCGCCTTCGCCTCAGCCCAGTTGGCGGGCGGCGTCGGCAAGCAGCTCCTGGTCATCGGAGTGGCACTGTGGGGCTGGCGGCAGTGGGGACGCGGTCGGCGGCAGGCGCAGGACGGATCCATCGCCGTACGGTTCGCCACCTGGCGGGAGCGGGGACTGCTCGCCCTCGGCACCGCGCTGGGCACGGCCGCCGTCGGCACGCTCTTCACCCTGGTGCCCGCTCTCTCCTGGAGCCCCTGGGCCGACGCCTACATCTTCGTCGGCACCCTGGCCGCGATGGTGGCCCAGGCCCGCGGGCTGGTGGAGTTCTGGCTCGCCTGGCTGCTGGTGGACGTGGTCGGGGTGCCGCTCGCCTTCAGCAGCGGCCTGGCTTTCTCCGGCCTCGTCTACGTCGTCTATCTCGCCCTCGTCCTGTGGGGGCTGCGCGCCTGGTGGCAGCGGTCCCGTGAGGAGGCGGGCGCGCGGGCCGCCGCCCGCCCCGAGCACGCGCTGCACTCGGCCGGAGCCACGCTGTGA
- a CDS encoding bifunctional 3,4-dihydroxy-2-butanone-4-phosphate synthase/GTP cyclohydrolase II, with protein MTALPNWYDAPPAPRPSSEAEPADPGAVFGLALDPVEEAVRDIAEGRPVVVVDDESRENEGDLVVAAELVTPETVAFMMSECRGLICTPMEGADLDRLALPQMVAENTESMGTAFTVSVDATGAHGVTTGISAADRAATIRLLADPGTAPADFVRPGHAFPLRARPGGVLARAGHTEAGVDLARLAGLRPAAAIVEIAGEDGTMLRLPELVPFARKHGLRIISIEDLIAYRRSAEPTVRREATTRLPTRHGDFRAYGYRSVVDGVEHIALVAGDLTGPGDPGHPAAGEDVLVRVHSECLTGDVFGSQRCDCGPQLEASLERVQQEGHGVVLYLRGHEGRGIGLLSKLRAYELQERGRDTLDANLELGLPADARDYAAAAQILADLGVRSLRLMTNNPEKTAAMERHGLRVTGREPMPVQAGEHNLRYLRTKRDRMGHDLPWLDAERSSPCGTQ; from the coding sequence ATGACCGCGCTGCCGAACTGGTACGACGCGCCCCCCGCCCCGCGACCCTCGTCCGAGGCGGAACCGGCCGACCCCGGGGCGGTGTTCGGGCTCGCGCTCGACCCCGTCGAGGAGGCGGTCCGCGACATCGCCGAGGGGCGCCCGGTCGTGGTCGTCGACGACGAGAGCCGGGAGAACGAGGGCGACCTGGTGGTCGCCGCCGAGCTGGTCACGCCCGAGACCGTCGCCTTCATGATGAGCGAGTGCCGCGGCCTGATCTGCACCCCCATGGAAGGGGCCGACCTCGACCGGCTCGCGCTGCCCCAGATGGTCGCCGAGAACACCGAGTCCATGGGCACCGCCTTCACCGTCTCGGTCGACGCCACCGGCGCGCACGGCGTCACCACCGGTATCTCCGCCGCCGACCGCGCCGCCACCATCCGGCTGCTGGCCGACCCCGGCACGGCACCGGCCGACTTCGTCCGGCCCGGGCACGCCTTTCCGCTGCGTGCCAGGCCCGGCGGTGTGCTCGCCCGCGCCGGGCACACCGAGGCGGGCGTCGACCTGGCCCGGCTGGCCGGGCTGCGTCCCGCCGCCGCCATCGTGGAGATCGCCGGCGAGGACGGCACCATGCTGCGGCTGCCCGAACTGGTGCCGTTCGCACGGAAGCACGGGCTGCGGATCATCTCCATCGAGGACCTGATCGCCTACCGCCGCTCCGCCGAGCCCACCGTGCGGCGTGAGGCGACGACCCGGCTGCCCACCCGGCACGGCGACTTCCGTGCCTACGGCTACCGCTCCGTCGTCGACGGGGTGGAGCACATCGCGCTCGTCGCCGGTGACCTCACCGGCCCGGGGGACCCCGGGCATCCCGCCGCCGGCGAGGACGTGCTCGTACGAGTGCATTCCGAGTGCCTGACGGGCGACGTCTTCGGCTCCCAGCGATGCGACTGCGGGCCCCAGTTGGAGGCGTCCCTGGAGCGCGTCCAGCAGGAGGGCCACGGCGTGGTGCTCTACCTGCGCGGACACGAGGGCCGGGGCATCGGGCTGCTGTCCAAGCTGCGCGCCTACGAACTGCAGGAGCGGGGCCGCGACACCCTCGACGCCAACCTCGAACTGGGGCTTCCGGCCGACGCGCGCGACTACGCGGCCGCCGCGCAGATCCTCGCCGATCTGGGGGTGCGGTCCCTGCGGCTGATGACGAACAACCCGGAGAAGACGGCCGCGATGGAGCGGCACGGCCTGCGCGTCACCGGACGGGAGCCGATGCCGGTGCAGGCCGGCGAGCACAACCTGCGCTACCTGCGCACCAAGCGCGACCGGATGGGCCACGACCTGCCCTGGCTGGACGCCGAGCGCAGCTCACCCTGCGGCACCCAGTAG
- a CDS encoding riboflavin synthase: MFTGIVEELGEVVAVEDLGGSARLRLRGPRVTADARHGDSIAVNGVCLTVVETRDGEFTADVIAETLERSSLGALTAGSPVNLERPMALGGRLDGHLVQGHVDGTGTVTARHDADSGTDLTIGLPEGLGRYLVEKGSITVDGISLTVVEATDAYFTVSLIPTTLALTTLGTKQPGDPVNLEVDVLAKYVERLLGPTARGVPQPPRPGDAAPSRQGGTARQSGAAR, translated from the coding sequence GTGTTCACCGGAATCGTGGAAGAACTGGGCGAGGTCGTCGCCGTAGAGGACCTGGGCGGCTCCGCACGGCTGCGGCTGCGCGGCCCGCGCGTCACCGCAGACGCGCGGCACGGCGACTCGATCGCCGTCAACGGTGTGTGCCTGACCGTCGTGGAGACCCGCGACGGCGAGTTCACGGCCGACGTCATCGCCGAGACGCTGGAGCGCTCCAGCCTCGGAGCCCTCACCGCGGGCTCGCCCGTCAACCTGGAGCGGCCCATGGCGCTGGGCGGACGGCTCGACGGCCACCTCGTCCAGGGGCACGTCGACGGCACCGGCACCGTCACCGCGCGGCACGACGCGGACAGCGGCACGGATCTCACCATCGGGCTGCCCGAGGGGCTGGGCCGCTACCTGGTCGAGAAAGGCTCCATCACCGTCGACGGCATCAGCCTGACGGTCGTCGAGGCCACCGACGCGTACTTCACGGTCTCCCTCATCCCCACCACGCTCGCCCTCACCACGCTCGGCACCAAGCAGCCGGGCGACCCGGTCAACCTGGAGGTCGACGTCCTCGCCAAGTACGTGGAGCGGCTGCTGGGCCCGACCGCGCGGGGCGTCCCGCAGCCGCCGCGCCCCGGCGATGCGGCACCCTCGCGGCAGGGTGGTACGGCGCGGCAGAGCGGGGCGGCGCGATGA